Below is a genomic region from Thermodesulfobacteriota bacterium.
GGTATGCTCTATCTCGAATCTGTCCGCGTATACGTTCAAGCTCTCCGCGTAGTTGTCCCGCGGAAATGGTCGGAAGAACGCGCTGTCGCACATGCGGCACCTGTATAAAGTGAACTCTTCGTCCAGGCTTCCCGTGCAGACACTCTTCATTACGGACACAAGCGTTGTGTCCGTGCTTTCACATATGGGGCATGGTGTCATGTCGCTTCCTCGATTACGGTATCCTCGAACTACCTTATCCCCCATTGGTATATCCTTCGACTACCTCGCGGGTCTTGCCTTCCATCTTTATCGAATGGTCCTCGATCCATACGACCCTGTCGCATATCTTTTCTATGTCGTCCATGGCGTGGGAGACGAAGACCATCGTAATGCCGTCCCTTTTGAAGGCCAGCATCTTATCGATGCACTTCTTCTGGAACTTCGTGTCGCCTACGGCCAGCACTTCGTCTATGAGGAGTATCTCCGGGTCGAGGTGCACGACCACCGAGAAGCCGAGCCTCGCGAGCATGCCGCTCGAATAGGTCCTTATCGGCTGGTCTATGAACTCCCCCAGCTCCGAAAACCCGACAATCTCGTCGAGCCGGCGTTCCACCTCTTTCTTTCTGAGGCCCAGGAGCACCCCGTTAAGGACTATGTTCTCCTCTCCCGTGAGCTCCGGATGGAACCCCCCCCCGAGTTCGAGTATGGGGGAGACCCTGCCGCTTACGGCGATACGCCCCTTCGACTGCCTCAGCACCCCGGCGATGAGCCCCAGGGTGGTGCTCTTGCCAGAGCCGTTTTTTCCTATTATGCCCAGGCACTCCCCTTTGCGGACCTCGAACGAGACGTCCCTCAACACCTCGTAGCTCGACTTCCTCATGGAGCTTATGGCGCTGGGGAGGCGGAAGAGGAAGTTTTTAATCCCCTCCATATGGTGGTATAGCGGGTAGCTTTTGCAGACCCCGTCGAAGACTATAGCCGGCTCGTTCATATGGCCTCCGCGAACTTCCAGGAGAGTCTTTTGAATATCATACGACCCAGCACGAACGAGACGACCGCATACGCGAGGCTAAGCATCAGATATCCCGGCTCCACCGTCCCGTCCAGGAAAAGCCCCCTCCAGCTTATCATAAGAGGAGCGAGGGGGTTCAGGCTCAGCAGGTACTGATATCTCTCCGGCACCATGGTCTCGGGGTATATGATGGGCGTGCAGTAAAAGAGGAAGGTCATGAATATAGTCGTGAGCCTTTCGAGGTCCCGGAAAAAGACGTTCACCGAGGCGACCACCAGCGATATGCCGTACGTCATCAGGAACTGTATTGCCAGCAGGGCCGGTACGCCGTATAGCCAGGAGAGGGAGGGGGCCCTGCCGTATATGAGAAGGAAAAAGACTATAACGAGGATGGACAGGATGAAGTGTATCATGTCCTGAAGCACCACCGAGAGGGGGAGGGTGTCCCTGGGGAACTTGACCTTCTTTACGATGGCGGCGTTGTTGATGAATATCATCGGCGAAAAGTTGATTGAATTGGAAAACCACTGCCACGGGAACAGCCCCGCAATCAGGAATATCGCGTAGTCCTCCATCCCTATCCTCATGACCACCTTGAAGACCATGAAGAAGACCAGGGCGAACGCGAGCGGATGCAGTACGGACCATAGATAGCCCAGGTAGCTGCTCTTGTACCTGACCTTCATCTCCTTCTGCGTCAGGACGTATATGATGTCGATATAGTGAGTAAGTGGCGTTTTTATTCCGGTCATGATCAAAATCCTGATTTGGGGTCGAGCGAGCTTCGCAAAAACAGTTCATGATAGCATATTTGCCGTACCGTAGGAAGATGTTGCATGGTGGCGATGAAGTGGGGGAGGGGGGGCTGCCGGAAGGCACCCCCCCCCCCCCCGGTGCGTCTTCACGTAAAAGGGGGTCAGCCCCATAAGGCTGACCCCCTCTGTCTTTTTTTGGTGGAGCTGAGGGGGATCGAACCCCTGACCTTTTGGCTGCCAGCCAAACGCTCTCCCAGCTGAGCTACAGCCCCATTCGCAAGCCTTAATATTTAACACCCAACGCCCCCGCGTGTCAATTGGAATCGTAGCCCAGCGTGACGCTGTTCAATATTCAGGACGACCACCTGTGTGCTGCGGACGAAATGACTATCAGGCCCGCGTACACGTCAACCGTGCGGCAGCACCGTGACGGTGTTTCAAATCCGGAGCTGCCGTCTGGGGTGGACGGGGTGTAGGCTGCAATTCGGTCGCGTATGGCGTCAACCGTGCGGCAGCACCGTTTTCCCTTGACAGCGGGTGGGGACGGGACTATACTCGTATATAAGTGAGTGCTTACTTACTTAATACTGCTCTGGAGAGGGTATAGATGCCGGGGAAGAAAAAGAAGAGGATGCCAGGCAAGGAGCGGAGCGCCCAGATAGTGGACGTTGCCGCGGGGCTCTTCGCCAAAAAGGGCTTTAAGGGCGCGACCACGAGAGAGATCGCCAGGGCGGCCGGGATAAGCGAGGCCACCATATTCAAGCACTTCGCCAGGAAGGAAGATCTCTACGCAGCACTCATAGACAAGTACTGCACCGACCCCGAGGGACGGCTCTTCCTTGCCTCAAGGCTCGAGGGAAAGAGCGGCAGGGAGTTCTTCAAGGAGCTCGCCCTCCTTATAATGGAGAGGTACCGGCAGGACACCACCTTTACGAGGCTCCTCTTCTTCAGCGCCCTCGAGGGGCACGAACTCTCGGATATGTTCATGAAGTCCCGAGGCATGGAAAGCCTGGAGCTTCTCTCGGGTCACGTGGGTGAGCTTATGCGTAATGGGTCGTTAAAGAAGGGCGACCCCGAGCTCGCGGCAAGGGCTTTTGCCGGGATGGTCGCGCACTACTGCATGTTCCAGGAGGTCTTCGGCTTCAAGAAGTTCTTTAAGCGGCGGCCGGAGGACGTGGCCGAAATGTTCGTGGATATCTTTATGAACGGCATGGCGAAGGGAAGACGTAAGTGAAGTGAAAAGCCGTTTTATTATAGCGCTCTTTTTTCTTTCCCTTTCCGTCTTGTCCGCTCCATGGGTGGGTAAGGCGGGTGAGGGGGGGGAGTTCGGCGGCGTGACCCGGCTCGGCCTCTACGATGCCTTCGTCATGGCGCTTGCGGGCCATGAGAGCGTCGGCATGGCGAGAGAGTCCATGACGCAGAGCGAGTTCGACATAGACAAGGCGTACTCCTACGTCCTGCCGACTCTCGATCTCGAGAGTACCTATACGAGGTATTCGGAGGAGAAGGGGAGCGAGATGTTCCTACTCCAGCCCGAGGACAGCACGCGTTTCGAGGCCCGGCTTACCCAGCCTCTCTACAGCGGCGGCAGGGCGAAGAGCGGTATAAGGCAGGCGAGGAAAAGGCTCGCCGGAAGCAGGAGCGGGCTGGAGGAGGCGAGGGAGAACGTTATTATGGATACGGCCAGGGCCTACTACGGGGCCCTGAAGGCCGCAAGAGAGGTGGAGATAAAGGAGGCTTCCCTTAAGAGGGCAAGAGAGAGGCTCAGGGTCTCGGAGGCCCGCTTCAGGGTGGGCAGCGCCACCAGGGCCCAGGTCTTGAGGGACGAGGCCGAGGCCGCCGGGGCCGAGGCCGAACTCACCAGGGCCGCAGCACTCCTTCGGGACGGCGAGGACGAGATAAGGAGACTTACCGGCGTTACCGGTCCCATGGAGATCTTCCGTCCGGAAACCAATGAGGGTGGGATAGACATGGGCGTGAACGAGCTTATCGGGCTTTCGCTTCGGCACAGGAAGGACTACATGAGAAAGCTTATCGACGAGGAGGTAGCCGCCGAGGGGATAAACTACGTCAAGGGCCACTTCAGGCCGAGCCTCAAGCTGGAAGGGGTATATACCTACAGGGAGCAGACCCCGTCGACCCCGTT
It encodes:
- a CDS encoding ABC transporter ATP-binding protein yields the protein MNEPAIVFDGVCKSYPLYHHMEGIKNFLFRLPSAISSMRKSSYEVLRDVSFEVRKGECLGIIGKNGSGKSTTLGLIAGVLRQSKGRIAVSGRVSPILELGGGFHPELTGEENIVLNGVLLGLRKKEVERRLDEIVGFSELGEFIDQPIRTYSSGMLARLGFSVVVHLDPEILLIDEVLAVGDTKFQKKCIDKMLAFKRDGITMVFVSHAMDDIEKICDRVVWIEDHSIKMEGKTREVVEGYTNGG
- a CDS encoding TolC family protein, with product MKSRFIIALFFLSLSVLSAPWVGKAGEGGEFGGVTRLGLYDAFVMALAGHESVGMARESMTQSEFDIDKAYSYVLPTLDLESTYTRYSEEKGSEMFLLQPEDSTRFEARLTQPLYSGGRAKSGIRQARKRLAGSRSGLEEARENVIMDTARAYYGALKAAREVEIKEASLKRARERLRVSEARFRVGSATRAQVLRDEAEAAGAEAELTRAAALLRDGEDEIRRLTGVTGPMEIFRPETNEGGIDMGVNELIGLSLRHRKDYMRKLIDEEVAAEGINYVKGHFRPSLKLEGVYTYREQTPSTPFLLNDVAYAGLTIEFPIFEGGLRRAELGEARSKLREAELARLALRRDIELQVRRSYNKMGSAASVMDSYEKQLSFSEENYSMVFKQYTHGLADTMDVIDAGTTLVEAQTGLMGATYDYELALIEVKKSAGILLDEVSKVLALKKPTEAELK
- a CDS encoding TetR/AcrR family transcriptional regulator, with amino-acid sequence MPGKKKKRMPGKERSAQIVDVAAGLFAKKGFKGATTREIARAAGISEATIFKHFARKEDLYAALIDKYCTDPEGRLFLASRLEGKSGREFFKELALLIMERYRQDTTFTRLLFFSALEGHELSDMFMKSRGMESLELLSGHVGELMRNGSLKKGDPELAARAFAGMVAHYCMFQEVFGFKKFFKRRPEDVAEMFVDIFMNGMAKGRRK
- a CDS encoding ABC transporter permease, whose amino-acid sequence is MTGIKTPLTHYIDIIYVLTQKEMKVRYKSSYLGYLWSVLHPLAFALVFFMVFKVVMRIGMEDYAIFLIAGLFPWQWFSNSINFSPMIFINNAAIVKKVKFPRDTLPLSVVLQDMIHFILSILVIVFFLLIYGRAPSLSWLYGVPALLAIQFLMTYGISLVVASVNVFFRDLERLTTIFMTFLFYCTPIIYPETMVPERYQYLLSLNPLAPLMISWRGLFLDGTVEPGYLMLSLAYAVVSFVLGRMIFKRLSWKFAEAI